The following proteins are encoded in a genomic region of Drosophila miranda strain MSH22 chromosome 4, D.miranda_PacBio2.1, whole genome shotgun sequence:
- the LOC108164041 gene encoding lysosomal alpha-mannosidase, with translation MRYLSGLVLLAAGLLALNVRQSEAACGYESCPKTKSNMINIHMVPHSHDDVGWLKTVDQYYYGHKSNIQHAGVQYIIDTVISELIKNPARRFIQVETSFFAKWWQEQPETTKLVVKKLVNEGRFEFTGGAWSMNDEAAVNYQSVIDQFSLGLKWLDETFGACARPRIGWQIDPFGHSREQASIFAQMGYDGEFFARMDHSDKNNRLDNLAMEMIWDASESLSNDEIFTGLLYRHYSAPPGYCFDVHCGDDPIIDSKSYDNNVKSRVDDFLSYVSNVAKYYRSNHIMIPMGDDFQYEDAQVNFKNMDKLIKYVNARQADGSTYNLFYSTPACYLNSLHEGLQTWPNKTDDFFPYASDSNSFWTGYFTSRPTQKRFERDGNHMLQTAKQLSAFAGLSSEQQKEDLDYLRQIMGVMQHHDAITGTEKQAVSNDYDRLLYDGIIGGASNARDALRVLTNLPEGEFESCLQLNISECAFTKDSADNVVVTLFNPLAHTSSQYVRVPVKEESYQVTDEKGRVVASEVVPVAWQVLALEYRENNTQHELVFKASVDKIASYFIKKVETRENKEIVLPKPAKKSVKETEKNLEVPKRFKKVHSMKKVETHADDDSETVVQTSQIKLVIDNNTGRLKTVEMNGVSESVDQNFAIYETYESGAYVFRQKEDVDLKFLEDKVEFTVYDGSLVKEVHQQFNEWISQVIRIYEGVNRVEFEWLIGPIPTDEDTAREIVTIFDSGISSKGVFYTDSNGRELIKRVKDEREDFNPDLGRQPISGNYYPVVSRIALQDSNKRIALLNDRAQGGTSMKDGQLELMLHRRLIRDDGYGVGEALNEQKYDKPLIARGKVYLILNSVEESTKVERVAEKEILLPFSVFFSKASSQSQSAVAKAVPSFDDFPQSVHLLTLEPFTDDEILLRVENFLDHTEGNVVSFNIRHIFETLGGVEIRETTLDGNLPLSEMRRFKFYHDASGHSPAEVEYFTTAHTPLAAVDSQEASDFSVTLHPMQIRTFIIKKK, from the exons ATGCGTTACCTCAGCGGCCTTGTGCTTTTGGCCGCCGGCCTGCTGGCTCTCAACGTGAGACAATCTGAGGCTGCCTGTGGCTATGAG TCATGTCCCAAAACAAAGTCCAACATGATCAACATTCACATGGTGCCACACTCCCACGACGATGTTGGCTGGCTCAAGACGGTGGATCAGTACTATTATGGCCACAAGAGTAATATCCAGCACGCGGGTGTTCAGTACATCATCGACACAGTCATCTCTGAGCTGATCAAGAACCCCGCTCGTCGCTTCATACAGGTGGAGACCTCTTTCTTTGCCAAATGGTGGCAGGAACAGCCAGAGACTACCAAGCTGGTGGTCAAGAAATTGGTCAACGAAGGACGCTTTGAGTTTACGGGTGGAGCCTGGAGCATGAACGATGAGGCAGCAGTCAACTATCAGAGTGTGATCGATCAGTTCTCCTTGGGTTTGAA GTGGTTGGATGAGACCTTCGGCGCCTGTGCCCGTCCCCGCATTGGCTGGCAGATCGATCCCTTTGGTCATTCCCGTGAGCAGGCCTCGATTTTCGCTCAAATGGGATATGATGGAGAGTTCTTCGCGCGCATGGATCACAGCGATAAGAATAATCGATTGGATAACCTGGCAATGGAAATGATTTGGGATGCCAGCGAGTCGCTGAGCAACGATGAGATCTTCACTGGCCTGCTCTACCGACACTATTCGGCTCCGCCCGGCTACTGCTTTGATGTGCACTGCGGAGACGATCCCATCATCGACTCCAAGAGCTACGACAACAATGTCAAATCGCGAGTGGACGACTTCCTGAGCTATGTTTCGAATGTGGCCAAGTACTACCGCTCCAATCACATCATGATCCCCATGGGCGATGATTTCCAGTACGAAGATGCCCAGGTTAACTTCAAGAACATGGACAAGCTGATCAA GTATGTCAACGCACGCCAGGCGGACGGCTCCACATACAATCTGTTCTACTCAACCCCGGCTTGCTACCTGAACTCCCTGCACGAGGGACTACAGACTTGGCCCAACAAAACCGACGACTTCTTCCCTTATGCCAGTGACTCCAACAGCTTCTGGACAGGATACTTCACCTCCCGACCCACCCAGAAACGCTTCGAGCGTGACGGCAATCACATGCTGCAGACCGCCAAGCAGCTCAGTGCCTTCGCCGGGCTCTCGAGcgagcagcagaaggaggacCTGGACTACCTCCGCCAGATAATGGGTGTGATGCAGCACCACGATGCCATCACTGGAACGGAGAAGCAGGCCGTGTCCAACGACTACGATCGTCTGCTGTACGATGGCATTATCGGAGGAGCCAGCAATGCCCGGGATGCCCTGCGAGTCCTGACCAACCTTCCTGAGGGGGAGTTTGAGAGCTGCCTGCAGCTGAACATCAGTGAGTGCGCCTTCACCAAGGACAGTGCCGACAACGTGGTCGTGACCCTGTTCAACCCATTGGCCCACACCTCCTCCCAGTATGTGCGAGTGCCCGTGAAGGAGGAGAGCTACCAGGTGACCGATGAGAAGGGACGCGTGGTGGCCTCTGAAGTTGTCCCAGTGGCTTGGCAGGTCCTGGCTCTGGAATACCGCGAGAACAACACTCAGCACGAACTTGTCTTCAAGGCCTCCGTGGACAAGATCGCCAGCTACTTCATTAAGAAGGTCGAGACGAGAGAAAACAAGGAAATTGTCCTACCCAAGCCTGCTAAAAAGTCTGTGAAGGAAACCGAAAAGAACTTGGAGGTGCCCAAGCGATTCAAGAAGGTGCATTCGATGAAAAAGGTCGAGACCCACGCCGATGATGATTCCGAAACTGTGGTGCAGACATCCCAGATCAAGCTGGTGATCGACAACAATACAGGTCGCTTGAAGACCGTTGAGATGAACGGCGTCTCCGAATCTGTTGACCAGAATTTCGCCATTTATGAAACATATGAATCTGGAGCTTATGTCTTCCGTCAAAAGGAAGACGTTGACCTGAAATTCTTGGAAGACAAGGTGGAGTTCACGGTCTACGACGGATCTTTGGTCAAGGAAGTCCACCAACAGTTCAACGAATGGATCTCCCAGGTCATTCGCATCTACGAGGGTGTCAACCGTGTGGAGTTCGAGTGGCTCATCGGGCCAATTCCAACTGACGAAGATACTGCTAGGGAAATCGTCACCATCTTCGATAGTGGAATCTCCTCGAAAGGCGTCTTCTATACAGACTCCAATGGGCGCGAGTTGATCAAGCGTGTAAAGGACGAGCGTGAGGACTTCAACCCTGATCTAGGCAGGCAACCTATTAGTGGAAATTATTACCCAGTCGTATCCCGCATTGCCTTGCAGGACAGCAACAAGCGCATTGCACTGCTCAACGATCGTGCACAGGGAGGAACTAGCATGAAGGACGGACAGTTGGAGCTCATGCTCCATCGTCGTCTTATTCGTGATGATGGATATGGAGTGGGAGAGGCCCTGAACGAGCAGAAGTACGACAAACCCCTCATTGCACGCGGAAAAGTCTACCTGATCCTCAACTCTGTGGAGGAATCGACCAAAGTGGAGCGTGTGGCCGAGAAGGAGATCCTCCTTCCTTTCTCCGTTTTCTTCAGCAAGGCCAgcagtcagagccagagcgctGTCGCCAAGGCGGTGCCCAGCTTCGATGACTTCCCGCAGTCGGTGCATCTGCTGACTCTTGAGCCCTTCACCGATGACGAGATCCTGCTGCGCGTGGAGAACTTCCTGGACCACACCGAGGGTAATGTTGTTAGCTTCAACATTCGCCATATCTTTGAGACATTGGGTGGTGTGGAGATCCGCGAGACCACCTTGGATGGCAACCTCCCACTGAGCGAAATGAGGCGATTCAAGTTCTACCACGATGCCTCTGGCCACAGCCCCGCAGAGGTCGAATACTTCACGACGGCCCACACGCCTCTGGCTGCTGTCGACTCTCAGGAAGCCTCTGACTTCAGTGTCACCCTGCACCCAATGCAAATTCGCACTTTTATCATCAAGAAGAAGTAA
- the LOC108161224 gene encoding lysosomal alpha-mannosidase: MKYLDGIFLFVVLLTIDTKPTEAVCGYESCPETKPNMVNIHLVPHSHDDVGWLKTVDQYYYGHKNNIQHAGVQYIIDTVITELIKDPKRRFIQVETSFFAKWWEQQTETHKLVVKKLVNDGRLQFTNGAWSMNDEAAVNYQSVIDQFTVGLKFLDETFGICARPRVGWQIDPFGHSREQASLYAQMGYDGEFFSRMDHSDKFRRMVDLALEMVWDASESLSEVKLFTGLLYNHYWDTPGFCFDVHCNDDPIIDGDSYDNNVNSRVDDFIAFAAKIAANFRTTHIMIPMGGDFQYEDAEVNFKNMDKLIKYVNARQATGSHYNIFYSTPGCYLNSVHQGLQSYPNKTLDFFPYASDSNSFWTGYYTSRPTQKRFERDGNHMLQTAKQLSVFAGLSSEQQKEDLDYLRQIMGVMQHHDAITGTEKQAVSNDYDRLLYDGIIGGASNARDALRVLTNLPEGEFESCLQLNISECAFTKDSADNVVVTLFNPLAHTSSQYVRVPVKEESYQVTDEKGRVVASEVVPVAWQVLALEYRENNTQHELVFKASVNKIASYFIKKVETRENKEIVLPKSAKQSVKETKKNLEVPNRFKKVNSMKKVDTYADDDSETVVQTSQIKLVIDNNTGRLKSVEMNGVVEDIEQKFGVYETSASGAYVFREVETTEMQLLTTDVEFTVYDGTLVKEVHQQFNEWISQVIRIYEGVNRVEFEWLIGPIPTDEDTAREIVTLFYSEISSNGVFYTDSNGREMIRREKDKREDFTPDLSRQPTSGNYYPVVSRIALQDSNKRIALLNDRAQGGTSMKDGQLELMLHRRLIRDDGYGVGEALNEQKYDKPLIARGKVYLILNSVEESTKVERVAEKEILLPFSVFFSKASSQSQSAVAKAVPSFDDFPQSVHLLTLEPFTDDEILLRVENFLDHIEGKVVSFNIRPIFDSLGGVEIRETTLDGNLPLSEMKRFKFHAEGSGAISTEAEYYTAAHKPLTADSSLEASEFSVTLNPMQIRTFIIKKK; the protein is encoded by the exons ATGAAGTATCTCGACGGCATTTTTCTTTTTGTCGTACTGTTGACCATCGACACAAAACCAACTGAAGCTGTCTGTGGCTATGAG TCTTGTCCcgaaacaaaacccaacatGGTCAACATTCACTTGGTGCCACACTCCCACGACGATGTCGGTTGGCTCAAGACGGTGGATCAGTACTACTATGGCCACAAGAACAACATCCAGCATGCTGGTGTCCAGTACATCATCGACACAGTCATCACAGAGCTTATCAAGGATCCCAAACGTCGCTTCATCCAGGTGGAGACATCTTTCTTTGCCAAATGGTGGGAGCAACAGACGGAGACCCACAAGCTGGTAGTCAAGAAATTGGTCAACGATGGTCGTCTGCAGTTCACCAACGGCGCCTGGAGCATGAACGATGAGGCGGCAGTCAATTATCAGAGTGTGATCGATCAGTTCACAGTGGGATTGAA GTTTCTTGATGAGACGTTCGGTATTTGTGCACGTCCTCGCGTTGGCTGGCAGATAGATCCTTTCGGTCACAGTCGCGAGCAGGCCTCATTGTACGCACAAATGGGATACGATGGAGAGTTCTTCTCTCGCATGGATCACAGCGATAAGTTCAGGCGCATGGTTGACCTCGCACTGGAAATGGTTTGGGATGCCAGCGAATCCTTGAGTGAAGTGAAGCTCTTCACCGGTCTGCTCTACAACCACTACTGGGACACTCCCGGCTTCTGCTTCGATGTGCACTGCAATGACGATCCAATTATCGACGGAGACAGTTATGATAACAACGTCAACTCCAGGGTGGACGATTTCATCGCCTTTGCGGCTAAGATCGCGGCAAACTTCCGCACGACCCATATCATGATACCCATGGGAGGTGACTTCCAGTACGAAGATGCTGAGGTCAACTTCAAGAATATGGACAAGTTGATCAA ATATGTCAACGCACGCCAGGCTACTGGATCCCACTACAATATATTTTACTCGACACCCGGCTGCTACCTGAACTCTGTTCATCAAGGTCTACAGTCGTACCCCAACAAAACTCTTGACTTCTTCCCCTATGCCAGTGACTCCAACAGCTTCTGGACAGGATACTATACCTCCCGACCCACCCAGAAACGCTTTGAGCGCGACGGCAATCACATGCTGCAGACCGCCAAGCAGCTCAGTGTCTTCGCCGGGCTCTCGAGcgagcagcagaaggaggacCTCGACTACCTCCGCCAGATAATGGGTGTGATGCAGCACCACGATGCCATCACTGGAACGGAGAAACAGGCCGTGTCCAACGACTACGATCGTCTGCTGTACGATGGCATTATCGGAGGAGCCAGCAATGCCCGGGATGCCCTGCGAGTCCTGACCAACCTTCCTGAGGGGGAGTTTGAGAGCTGCCTGCAGCTGAACATCAGTGAGTGCGCCTTCACCAAGGACAGTGCCGACAACGTGGTCGTGACCCTGTTCAACCCATTGGCCCACACCTCCTCCCAGTATGTGCGAGTGCCCGTGAAGGAGGAGAGCTACCAGGTGACCGATGAGAAGGGACGCGTGGTGGCCTCTGAAGTTGTCCCAGTGGCCTGGCAGGTCCTGGCTCTGGAATACCGCGAGAACAACACTCAGCACGAACTTGTCTTTAAGGCCTCCGTGAACAAGATCGCCAGCTACTTCATTAAGAAGGTCGAGACGAGAGAAAACAAGGAAATTGTCTTGCCTAAGTCTGCTAAACAGTCTGTGAAGGAAACCAAAAAGAACTTGGAGGTGCCCAATCGATTTAAGAAGGTGAATTCGATGAAGAAGGTTGATACCTACGCCGATGATGATTCCGAAACTGTGGTCCAGACATCCCAGATCAAGCTGGTGATCGACAATAATACGGGTCGCTTGAAGAGCGTTGAAATGAATGGGGTCGTTGAGGATATTGAGCAGAAATTTGGAGTGTATGAAACTTCGGCTTCTGGTGCATACGTGTTCCGTGAGGTAGAGACTACCGAGATGCAACTCTTGACTACAGATGTGGAGTTTACGGTTTACGATGGAACTTTGGTCAAGGAAGTCCACCAGCAGTTCAACGAATGGATCTCCCAGGTCATTCGCATCTACGAAGGTGTCAACCGTGTGGAGTTCGAGTGGCTCATCGGGCCTATTCCAACTGACGAGGATACTGCCAGGGAAATTGTGACACTTTTCTACAGCGAAATCTCCTCGAATGGCGTCTTCTACACCGACTCCAATGGTCGCGAGATGATTAGACGAGAAAAGGACAAGCGCGAAGATTTCACCCCCGACTTGTCGAGGCAGCCCACCAGTGGAAATTACTATCCAGTCGTATCCCGCATTGCCTTGCAGGACAGCAACAAGCGCATTGCACTGCTCAACGATCGTGCTCAGGGAGGAACTAGCATGAAGGACGGACAGTTGGAGCTCATGCTCCATCGCCGTCTTATTCGTGATGATGGATATGGAGTTGGAGAGGCCCTGAACGAGCAGAAGTACGACAAACCCCTCATTGCACGCGGAAAAGTCTACCTGATCCTCAACTCTGTGGAGGAATCGACCAAAGTGGAGCGTGTGGCCGAGAAGGAGATCCTCCTTCCTTTCTCCGTTTTCTTCAGCAAGGCCAgcagtcagagccagagcgctGTCGCCAAGGCGGTGCCCAGCTTCGATGACTTCCCGCAGTCGGTTCATCTGCTGACTCTTGAGCCCTTCACCGATGACGAGATCCTGCTGCGCGTAGAAAACTTCCTGGATCACATCGAAGGCAAGGTAGTTAGCTTCAACATTCGGCCGATCTTCGATAGCTTGGGTGGTGTGGAGATCCGCGAAACGACCTTGGATGGCAACCTGCCACTGAGCGAGATGAAGCGATTCAAGTTCCATGCGGAAGGATCCGGAGCGATATCAACAGAGGCCGAGTACTACACCGCGGCGCACAAGCCCCTGACTGCCGATAGTTCTCTAGAAGCTTCGGAGTTCAGTGTTACCCTGAACCCAATGCAAATTCGTACTTTTATAATCAAGAAGAAATAA